The following coding sequences lie in one Vanessa atalanta chromosome 1, ilVanAtal1.2, whole genome shotgun sequence genomic window:
- the LOC125065590 gene encoding sodium/hydrogen exchanger 7 isoform X7: MKPVIGSVSLLLYFVKSCRASGADIALDAKATLLHRIDSLNLLIYTCLLTLTVLTIWVFKHRRVSWLHETGLAVIYGLIVGAIIRYAGSTNQVTYLDAHPEPNAKYNLSVPPDIVRFHFPDKIQISSGEIPVPNKTYAYSFRGEIVNLEQNEIDLKATFDPEIFFNIILPPIIFHAGYCLKRKYFFRNLGAILTFAMVGTALSALVIGSLMYGCVQLMPASLAASFTFLDTLYFGALISPTDPLTVLAIFSQLKVDVNLYAMIFGESVLNDAVALVLSGAIQNYEKRYSTDGGFEITAFLAAIGDFIGIFSLSLLVGAFIGCLTALMTKFTHVRDWPLLESALFVLMSYAAFLIAEVCELTGVVAVLFCGICQAHYTYNNLSSDSRNRTKQLFELLNFLAENFIFTYIGVSMFTFPKHHFDPWFIIAGFLTSTLGRAINIYPLSFLLNLGRKPPIPMNFQHMLFFSGLRGAMSFALAIRNTVSEARQAMLTTTSLIVIATVVLQGGAASHALAYLRIPTGQGQNDESEALPYRDVRSDTPRGSGDGGGEKARLARLWGAIDSKLLKPLLTHARPPLTETLPAFLRPLARLLTTTRQYTQGDNGLRRTDSDSDLCIDEPQPVPTTIDPQQLWPGLVDTRISVEGITGSNI, encoded by the exons ATGAAACCCGTAATCGGTTCTGTGTCTCTTTTATTGTATTTCGTTAAATCATGTCGTGCATCAGGAGCAGATATTGCACTCGATGCAAAGGCTACTCTTCTACATCGTATAGACAGTCTAAACTTGCTAATTTACACCTGCCTTTTAACGTTAACAGTTTTAACTATATGGGTATTTAAGCATCGTCGTGTAAGTTGGCTCCACGAAACTGGCCTGGCTGTAATATATG gTCTAATAGTAGGAGCAATCATTAGATATGCAGGAAGTACAAATCAAGTCACATACCTTGATGCTCATCCGGAGCCCAATGCAAAGTATAACTTGTCTGTACCACCAGACATTGTGCGTTTCCACTTCCCTGACAAAATCCAAATATCATCAGgag AAATACCTGTACCAAATAAGACATACGCATACAGTTTCCGGGGTGAGATAGTGAATTTGGAGCAAAATGAAATTGACCTAAAGGCAACATTTGATCCAgagatatttttcaatatcattCTACCACCCATAATATTCCACGCTGGTTATTGTCTCAAAAGG aaatacTTTTTCCGGAACTTAGGTGCAATTTTGACCTTTGCCATGGTAGGCACAGCTCTCTCGGCTCTAGTCATCGGTTCCTTGATGTATGGCTGCGTGCAATTGATGCCGGCGTCTCTTGCAGCCAGCTTCACATTCCTGGATACACTTTATTTTGGTGCATTAATTTCACCCACCGATCCGCTTACAGTTCTTGCTATATTCTCACAACTCAAG gtggATGTCAATTTGTATGCAATGATATTTGGCGAAAGTGTCCTCAATGATGCAGTCGCACTTGTACTCAGCgg TGCCATACAGAACTACGAAAAAAGGTACTCGACTGACGGTGGATTTGAAATAACAGCATTCCTAGCAGCAATCGGAGACTTTATTGGAATATTCAGTCTGTCCCTTCTCGTCGGTGCTTTTATAGGCTGTCTGACCGCATTG ATGACTAAGTTCACGCACGTCCGTGATTGGCCGCTTCTGGAGTCCGCACTGTTCGTGCTAATGTCGTACGCCGCTTTCCTCATCGCAGAAGTTTGCGAATTAACAG GTGTCGTTGCAGTTTTGTTCTGCGGTATATGTCAAGCGCATTACACATACAATAATCTCTCGTCGGACTCTCGGAACAGAACCAAGCAACTGTTCGAGCTACTCAATTTCCTCGCCGAAAACTTTATATTCACCTACATCGGTGTGTCGATGTTCACCTTTCCGAAACACCACTTCGACCCGTGGTTCATCATCGCTGGCTTC CTCACTTCGACTCTCGGTCGTGCGATAAACATCTACCCGTTGTCGTTTCTACTGAATCTAGGTCGAAAACCACCGATCCCCATGAACTTCCAGCATATGCTTTTCTTTTCGG GGCTGCGCGGCGCCATGTCGTTCGCGCTGGCCATCCGCAACACGGTGTCGGAGGCGCGGCAGGCCATGCTCACCACCACGTCGCTCATCGTCATCGCCACCGTGGTGCTGCAGGGCGGCGCCGCCTCGCACGCGCTCGCCTACCTGCGCATCCCCACCGG aCAGGGTCAAAACGACGAAAGCGAAGCTCTGCCGTACCGCGACGTGAGAAGT GATACTCCACGTGGTAGCGGAGACGGAGGAGGCGAGAAAGCTAGGCTCGCACGTCTCTGGGGTGCGATTGACTCGAAATTACTGAAGCCTTTGTTGACACACGCGCGACCACCCCTAACAGAGACACTACCAGCTTTTCTGAGACCACTCGCTAGGCTCTTGACCACCACGAGACAATACACGCAAGGG gatAACGGCCTCAGAAGAACCGACTCAGATTCTGACCTGTGTATTGATGAACCTCAGCCTGTTCCTACAACTATTGACCCGCAG CAACTTTGGCCCGGACTTGTGGATACAAGAATCTCAGTAGAAGGTATCACCGGCAGTAACATATAA
- the LOC125065590 gene encoding sodium/hydrogen exchanger 7 isoform X2: MKPVIGSVSLLLYFVKSCRASGADIALDAKATLLHRIDSLNLLIYTCLLTLTVLTIWVFKHRRVSWLHETGLAVIYGLIVGAIIRYAGSTNQVTYLDAHPEPNAKYNLSVPPDIVRFHFPDKIQISSGEIPVPNKTYAYSFRGEIVNLEQNEIDLKATFDPEIFFNIILPPIIFHAGYCLKRKYFFRNLGAILTFAMVGTALSALVIGSLMYGCVQLMPASLAASFTFLDTLYFGALISPTDPLTVLAIFSQLKVDVNLYAMIFGESVLNDAVALVLSGAIQNYEKRYSTDGGFEITAFLAAIGDFIGIFSLSLLVGAFIGCLTALMTKFTHVRDWPLLESALFVLMSYAAFLIAEVCELTGVVAVLFCGICQAHYTYNNLSSDSRNRTKQLFELLNFLAENFIFTYIGVSMFTFPKHHFDPWFIIAGFLTSTLGRAINIYPLSFLLNLGRKPPIPMNFQHMLFFSGLRGAMSFALAIRNTVSEARQAMLTTTSLIVIATVVLQGGAASHALAYLRIPTGQGQNDESEALPYRDVRSLYQATDTGRPPAEISFGLQNMDSTHSPSSDRASDTPRGSGDGGGEKARLARLWGAIDSKLLKPLLTHARPPLTETLPAFLRPLARLLTTTRQYTQGDNGLRRTDSDSDLCIDEPQPVPTTIDPQQLWPGLVDTRISVEGITGSNI; the protein is encoded by the exons ATGAAACCCGTAATCGGTTCTGTGTCTCTTTTATTGTATTTCGTTAAATCATGTCGTGCATCAGGAGCAGATATTGCACTCGATGCAAAGGCTACTCTTCTACATCGTATAGACAGTCTAAACTTGCTAATTTACACCTGCCTTTTAACGTTAACAGTTTTAACTATATGGGTATTTAAGCATCGTCGTGTAAGTTGGCTCCACGAAACTGGCCTGGCTGTAATATATG gTCTAATAGTAGGAGCAATCATTAGATATGCAGGAAGTACAAATCAAGTCACATACCTTGATGCTCATCCGGAGCCCAATGCAAAGTATAACTTGTCTGTACCACCAGACATTGTGCGTTTCCACTTCCCTGACAAAATCCAAATATCATCAGgag AAATACCTGTACCAAATAAGACATACGCATACAGTTTCCGGGGTGAGATAGTGAATTTGGAGCAAAATGAAATTGACCTAAAGGCAACATTTGATCCAgagatatttttcaatatcattCTACCACCCATAATATTCCACGCTGGTTATTGTCTCAAAAGG aaatacTTTTTCCGGAACTTAGGTGCAATTTTGACCTTTGCCATGGTAGGCACAGCTCTCTCGGCTCTAGTCATCGGTTCCTTGATGTATGGCTGCGTGCAATTGATGCCGGCGTCTCTTGCAGCCAGCTTCACATTCCTGGATACACTTTATTTTGGTGCATTAATTTCACCCACCGATCCGCTTACAGTTCTTGCTATATTCTCACAACTCAAG gtggATGTCAATTTGTATGCAATGATATTTGGCGAAAGTGTCCTCAATGATGCAGTCGCACTTGTACTCAGCgg TGCCATACAGAACTACGAAAAAAGGTACTCGACTGACGGTGGATTTGAAATAACAGCATTCCTAGCAGCAATCGGAGACTTTATTGGAATATTCAGTCTGTCCCTTCTCGTCGGTGCTTTTATAGGCTGTCTGACCGCATTG ATGACTAAGTTCACGCACGTCCGTGATTGGCCGCTTCTGGAGTCCGCACTGTTCGTGCTAATGTCGTACGCCGCTTTCCTCATCGCAGAAGTTTGCGAATTAACAG GTGTCGTTGCAGTTTTGTTCTGCGGTATATGTCAAGCGCATTACACATACAATAATCTCTCGTCGGACTCTCGGAACAGAACCAAGCAACTGTTCGAGCTACTCAATTTCCTCGCCGAAAACTTTATATTCACCTACATCGGTGTGTCGATGTTCACCTTTCCGAAACACCACTTCGACCCGTGGTTCATCATCGCTGGCTTC CTCACTTCGACTCTCGGTCGTGCGATAAACATCTACCCGTTGTCGTTTCTACTGAATCTAGGTCGAAAACCACCGATCCCCATGAACTTCCAGCATATGCTTTTCTTTTCGG GGCTGCGCGGCGCCATGTCGTTCGCGCTGGCCATCCGCAACACGGTGTCGGAGGCGCGGCAGGCCATGCTCACCACCACGTCGCTCATCGTCATCGCCACCGTGGTGCTGCAGGGCGGCGCCGCCTCGCACGCGCTCGCCTACCTGCGCATCCCCACCGG aCAGGGTCAAAACGACGAAAGCGAAGCTCTGCCGTACCGCGACGTGAGAAGT CTCTACCAGGCCACGGACACAGGCAGACCG CCTGCTGAAATAAGTTTCGGCCTCCAAAATATGGACTCCACTCATTCGCCCAGTAGCGACAGGGCATCT GATACTCCACGTGGTAGCGGAGACGGAGGAGGCGAGAAAGCTAGGCTCGCACGTCTCTGGGGTGCGATTGACTCGAAATTACTGAAGCCTTTGTTGACACACGCGCGACCACCCCTAACAGAGACACTACCAGCTTTTCTGAGACCACTCGCTAGGCTCTTGACCACCACGAGACAATACACGCAAGGG gatAACGGCCTCAGAAGAACCGACTCAGATTCTGACCTGTGTATTGATGAACCTCAGCCTGTTCCTACAACTATTGACCCGCAG CAACTTTGGCCCGGACTTGTGGATACAAGAATCTCAGTAGAAGGTATCACCGGCAGTAACATATAA